Proteins encoded within one genomic window of Candidatus Krumholzibacteriia bacterium:
- a CDS encoding rhodanese-like domain-containing protein, with protein sequence MPYEIEVDELKRALDAGEDWVLVDVREGWEHALVHIPGAVHIPLGQLVQRLGELQQERPHVLYCHHGMRSMRAALALAQRGFANVRSLRGGIDRWAEVVDPTLARY encoded by the coding sequence ATGCCCTACGAGATCGAGGTCGACGAGTTGAAGCGGGCGCTCGACGCCGGCGAAGACTGGGTGCTGGTGGACGTGCGCGAAGGTTGGGAGCACGCCCTCGTGCACATCCCTGGAGCGGTGCACATCCCGCTCGGCCAGCTGGTCCAGCGGCTCGGGGAGCTCCAACAAGAGCGCCCGCACGTGCTCTACTGCCATCACGGGATGCGCAGCATGCGCGCCGCGCTGGCCCTGGCCCAGCGCGGCTTTGCCAACGTGCGCAGCCTGCGCGGCGGCATCGATCGCTGGGCCGAGGTGGTCGATCCCACCTTGGCTCGGTACTGA
- a CDS encoding DUF167 domain-containing protein, whose translation MGGESAKNVPEAFLIVRVKPRSAQAGLLGRHGSGIKVAVRAAPEHGRANAELVRVLAAALGVPATALAVASGTGAPDKRLRITGMDAAELERRLAAALQE comes from the coding sequence ATGGGCGGCGAGAGCGCCAAGAATGTCCCGGAAGCTTTCTTGATCGTGCGCGTCAAGCCACGCTCGGCACAGGCCGGGTTGCTCGGACGGCACGGCTCCGGGATCAAGGTGGCCGTGCGCGCGGCGCCCGAGCACGGGCGGGCGAATGCGGAACTGGTGCGCGTTCTCGCGGCGGCGCTCGGCGTGCCGGCGACGGCTTTGGCAGTAGCGAGCGGCACCGGAGCGCCGGACAAGCGCTTACGCATCACCGGCATGGATGCGGCGGAGCTGGAGCGTCGGCTCGCCGCCGCCCTGCAGGAGTAA